The Anopheles moucheti chromosome 3, idAnoMoucSN_F20_07, whole genome shotgun sequence genome contains the following window.
cgacaacgacaacgacGTAGTAGTGTTCATAAACCTTTGTTGTTATACTTTAAGAATTTCGATTGATCGAGAtgtacttcttttttttgttttatttttatttgtatcgTATTACACCATTCAACACCATTGATACCTTCCAAAGCTGTTTACGATTGTTACCGTGGTCATACCAAAATTTATCCAAACCTTATTTTTTGGGACCGTCccgcaagttttttttttcgttacgcACAGTCCAGTGAAAGTCTCAGAAGGAATAGAACTCTGTGCAGTTTCACCTAGAACAAGCACAAATATATGTGTCGGCTATGAGAAAACCCATAAGGAAAGGGGATTTATCGGTTTAGGGATCCAGTGTTTGCGCTGTAGAAAGGGAAAACATCATCGCAGAATTATGCTATTACGTGCAAGAGTAAATCTACTTAAGGGGCGGTCTGGTAGTGTTGCTGCAGGGATTTGACAGTGGAAAAATGTTACCACAGCTGGTAAATttatacattttgcaataatatTAGACCGCCCATTTACTCAGTAGCAAAGCAACTTAAATGTAATGAAGAAAGggaagtagaaatggttaggACGCACATCGTCGAATTGATGTGATgaacaaccttttttttgtttagcttttcCTCGACAAacgtacacaaacaaacaacgacgcaaggtgtgtgtgtgccgaaaGTATACAAGAGTGAATATTTGAAGCGTAAACAACTGCTAGAAGTCTGCTAGCGGATACAATCTGAAACAAAGTTTCAATGTTTAAGGCAAGGTAGATTCTGTTTTGTCCGGCGATATACAAGTGAACTAAAGTAAAGAACATATTTTTTGAATGCTAAAGGAAATAAGGGTGCGCAACAAGAAAGCATAAATATACATCTCTTTACAAAAACTGGCTGCCTCACACATATTTGTTACTAGTTTACTGTTTATATATACAACTAAAAGCTAGGGTTAAGGTTTCTGCCTAAAGATGGTATGTGCTACTATTACTATTACAATCGATACTACCGTGGAACCAATAGTACCACCATAGATGTTAGTTTAACCATTTCTTCCCTTAAAATCTCTCCCATTTATTATCTATCTATACTCAAACCGAACGTGTTGTGTATTGTTTcaagagagaaaagagaagGCTTTATTGCTTGTACACCGTGTATTTGTGTAAATGAAGGAGTTGGCTGAGAAGTAGGAAGGTCAGTGCTTGCAACTGACAGCAAATAATTTCAACTACACGAAAGTTAACGCTACATGTACCGTAAGCTGTATGAATGTTATATGAAAATATAAGGAACACTCTCAACTAACTTCGGTGGATGTTTTTGTAGTGTTTTGTACGTGGTTTCATTCAAACTGTAGTTCAGTATCTTCTACAATTCTTCTGTTACACCcctatttaatttattcacccCCTAACGTTACCTTCAGCTGCTGTATTTGGGTCTACacagacagaaaaaaacagcaaacgaaatgtGACACACCGTGGCTTCACCAATTCTTCTTCTCACAAGCAGCGAAACAATggctttttttcatttcattcgttttGTAAGTGCAttcgtgtgtttctttttgttttgttcgttttcgtcTGCTAGCCCTCCTCATTATGTATGCATATACGGGTGCGAATTTGATTACTTTCTGTATTTGTGTACGGTATaacaaaaacgataaaaaaagtGACCGTTCCCCAACTCGCCGCCGCTTGGTCGGGTGCATCGGGGGCCCGTTTGGTGAAAAgcagaagaataaaaattgtaCGAAGGGAACAACGAGGCGTAAGATTGTATTTTGGGAGAGATTCGTGTGTAATAAAATTTGGGAAAAACCATCAAAACCATGCGGcgtatttaaataataatatggtGTTACCGGTATTTGGATGGTTaacttgtttaaaaataatgttttcaaCTTGAACCAACCCCACTGGTTCAGGTTGACGGGCATATCGTTAAGTTAGCAGCATCAGCTCATAAATCATTTCTTCTTACTTTTCAGGTTGTGCGCCTGTGTACGGTAGCATAGGTGAAAGTATCGCCCAAGACCTTCCCACATACGTGTAAGCGTGTAAAGTTCTTGCGAGCAGCATTGGgggcaaaaaggaaaatggcaaATCAAACCGCGCACCACGTTTGCGCAATCGTCGGAGAAGATTTGCAGTGGAAGGAATGTTCAGGCTGGCGTATTGTTGATAGTAGTATAGGTTAGAGGAAGTCTCTGTGCGCTTGAAGAACATACATGCGTATTTATtcgacggtttttttttgctggcttTTGCGTTAGCCATACTCGCGTGTTATGCTGTGCATTCGCGCATACGTGTGTATACGACGCCGGTCATATCGGTGAAAAACAGAACGAACCGCCAGCAACATTAGCGATTCGCGTTTTTGCTCttcaattgtttattttattttctcttttagCACGGGGAACGGGGGGATTCTGGCCGGCCAACAGCATACAGGTTTTGAGATTCGAAACCGACAAGATAATAGTGATGGTTGGCAACGTATATGCCGTTCTTTAGAAAGCACTATGGAACAGTCGGGAAGTCATTGTGGACAAAAAATTATCTTACCAGCTAATTTTGAGGATTTTATTAGATTCCAGTGACCTGAACGCTACCGGAgtcataaataaattattattatactgGCTCATGTGCCCTATCAGTAATCAtgtttggagaaaaaaataaaaaatatataatttccCGGCCCTCACTTTAGTCaactactgggcgcctccTTAAGTGTTAAGTATTTCCCGAAACTAATGCCTACGATCACTATAAAATGTTGCCActagacttaaaaaaaaaacatttgttacTTATTAGTAACAAAACTAATTATAAGCTTAGTTAGTTAGGTATGTTAATTGCTGatttaatattgttatttctcttataaacattttgtcagttaaattttcattacatGCGCTTGATTCTCAATATtcaaaatttataattttaaccGCGTTCGTCCCACAGTGCGAAATGGTTAAGCGAGATCGTCTGGAAACCGATCCAATGCGAACGATTGTaggtgtgtggttttttgtttgctgccttTTGcctttacattttttatttatttattcacggCTTATGTTGTTGCATCGCTTTACCATACCCACCTTCGATGGCCATGTTTGATAGACGTTTGGATAGGGgtaagcttttttgttttgttcggtcTTGCAGGGTATCTCGTTAATTTTGCGGgccagccaaaaaaaaaaaagtaaaaagggCAGCAGGAAATTAGAACGACCCGAAGATGGTAACATAAAAGGCATACAATATTGTCTGAAATCGTTGACGGGTACCGGGTACGGTTTCGCGGTTCACGATCGGTTCGAAATATTTTGGGCGCGATTTGTCGATCATGGTGAGGCGGGGCAATGAAAAGATCATTAACAGAATCCACCTGGAGGTGGCGTGAACGATCGTCGGCGGTATTGCTGTTGGTAGTTATCCCCTCTTTCTGCGATCAGTTTAGAACATTGCTAGTCCCGTGTGTACGGTTTGGGTTAGTAAATTTATGTTTCCCAAGACACACTTAGCGAACCAAATTCCATTCCTATGTACATAGCCGTGCTTAAGCAAAGAAACATCGCCCGGCATGCGTGCATGACATTCGCGAATGTGACCTTAGAGCGttaccaaaaccaaaaatctTCCGCGAATGTCCACAAGATAAGGGTGAAACAGGTCGGCAGTGAAGGGTGCATGGTAAAGTGATGCTGGTTTATGGCAACATCTCCACCCCCATCCCCTACCCAAAATCTCCCACCTACCGGTTTATGATGCTGGTTCGCGCCCTGCTTCCCGTCTCCCCATCATCCAGAAGtcattggaaaataaaaataaaagcatccCAAGCTGGAACGCGCACCGATACTATCGAGGCATTTTGGGGAGAATGGAACGCATACGCATACAGTCGAATGATTTGGGGCCGGTTTTGGTCACGCATAAAGCGATCTCGTTAGCGCGCATAAACCCTTGGATGAAATACTGTCACATTTTGCTATTGAATACCAAActgtatgctcttctgttcaTTTATGTTGTAAAACCTTTCATTgtcttatttgttttgttaatgttttaatttgttttcatctcttttagtttcgttgttgttattCGCTGTTTGTTGGATTTTGTTGACTTTATTTCCaactcttttttctcttttacaATTAATCCATGCTATTTTCtcacttttgttttatttattcagagaaatatttttattaattcttgTAAAAGTATCGTAGTTGGTATAAAAATGGTTAATGGTTTATCGAATTAATCTACAAATGGAAAAGTTATTATAAAGCTGTACCATAAGACAGAATCATAGCATAGCCCCAACAATGTTGTGCCTGAAGTATTGAAGGATTATGCTTCACGCATTGCCTTTCGCATTGCGTTCATACCTTCCCCGCTCGATGGTGGTAGTAAGCGGTAAAGATGTAGTAACGTTTGTAGTAGTAGTGAAACCATACCATCAAGCTCTATTtcggtgtttgttgttttctttcccgtcTTCCTTTTGTCGTTTGGTTCCACCCCCTGCCACCATTTATTCAAACGGACGCGCCGGGACGTTCGTCGTGGCGCGACAAGCCGGCGATTTTTCGCTCGTTTCATTAATGTTTGGTGGCGCTTCACGGTGGACGTCCAAACGTTGGTGCCGCGTGTGTGGTTGCAGTTTAAGCTGGTCAAATATTCGCTGTGTTTAGAAAATACGGATATACGGTGTTCTATCGGCCCGGTACCGTGGGTGGAACTTAATTTTGTGAGTGtgtagtttttctttttttctggtttgCGCACAAGAACCATCAATTGCGGACGTGTTTTTTTGGCAAATATTTGACGCGTTTGGACAAAAGTTTGGAACAAGTTTGGAAGAGAGCTTGAGCAAGTGAACAATAcgattcaaaaaaaaaaggtaagtgAGTGTTGTTTGAACCCAATTCTAATTCATTTAGCCAAATCTATTGGCTATTAAGTGTGTATAACTTGAAACGAATCATTTATATGCAAAATAGGACAAGATCGTAGTCGTTATTCGATCGCGCAGCATGTAGGTGTGGGTCCATTGTGTTTAGTGTCGGTCAACATTTTGCTAGAATTTGAATGGATTTTCTCATCGTTTTTGTGGCTAAATTGTACCAGTGTACACCACTTTTTGGCTATTGCAACGTGTCAGACCTTGAACTACAGCTAGCCAGTTGTATTGTACGGTAAAAATCTGTTTCTTATTGCACTTTTTGGCACCTTCTTTGGATAGCCGAACAAAAAACCAGTAAAAAAGTATGCCGGAACCGGTTCGTAACGTACATTGCATTATTCTCTACATGCTCTCCCACGAGGGAATGGTGTTAAAaagaacgatgatgatgatgccgctTGTGTACCAACCAACCTGTTGCACCTACCTTTGTAGCAGGAAATGAAAACTGTACTTAGCTAATTAGGATTTATTTAGGTAAAATTCCTTATTTCTGGTAGTGGTTGTTACCTCTTTGTTTCACACTTTTAGAATTTCTTATTAAAAGTGTTTGATTTTGACTAGAACGCTtcaaaaataacttttttttttccttcgttttgttaACAATCTCAAAATGCATTCATAATTGCATACATTGAGGAGCATTGCGTGACACTCTACGAAGTTCTAGGAACCTGTTATATCCCTTGTCACCACGACGAAAGTTGAACTGCATTTCTACATCGATTGCAGTCGGGCTTTAAAAATTCGTTGCCACTGTTGGCATATTTAAAGAATGTTTTAATCATTATACAACGGTGCATGATCAGTGTGTTGGTGTATTGTATGCATGATTTAATCTGTCCTACACTCCCCGTTCCGTCCGTTCGTTATCCGCAgcgcaaaaccaaaacaaaaatgacacATTCGACAATTTTTGAAGGTTATTTTTAGGCTTACagttaaataattttcatccAGAACGACCGGCTCATCGCGGTTCATGGAGAAATGCTGCTACGAAATGGCGATGGAAGGCTACAATCATTTATAATTCCATTGCGTTGAGTTGCCAAAATAGTTGACCATCACCCGAATTGAGTGATTAGTAAATGCAACGTACAGTTTAGTGATGATTCACGataggaaaacaatttttcctTTACgcgcagacacacacacatgatcGAATCGTTATGGAAAACTTTTACGCCCTGCAGTGCTGCAAAGGAGGAAAGCCACACCCTCTTCATCATTCAGTGGGAAGGGGAAAACTCCGATGGGGTCTAGATGAAAACAGAAGCTAACACTTTGGAtttaagtgtgtgtttgtgtgtatgtgtgttttgtgcgcGTGTATGTGCGCGTGCCCCGTTTAGCATAAAGTGTAGCGTTTGCTTGATCTCCATCGAAGCAACCCATTGTGGGGAACTTATCATCTTGATGGAGAGTTTTTCCCGCTCTGTTCCATTTTCACGACctgaaccacacacacacacacacacacacgtgcccATCTTCATCGGAATGTGCTCGGTTTTCGTTCAATTAAAATCGGTCTTAGTGTGGCCTTGGCCATGTTTCCCGGTCACGATGACGTCGTGCGTACCCGATGGGGTGCATATGCTTACCCCAAAGGCAAGCGAAAGTAAAAATGTGTTGCCCATAATTTAGAGTGCTCGACCGAACGAAATGAACTgtaagcgtgtgtgtgtgtgtgtgtgtatgtattttttgCCTTTATTCCCAATTCCTACTAGATTACGATTCTTTGTTTCGTACGGTTGGTGCGTGCTGGtggggtttaatttttttgggTACAATTCTACATCGAATTCCGCGGTCGCGTTTGGTGTGCTTAGCGCGAGTTGTTTTGGCTGTGGCCGGGTGTGTTATCTTTATGTGCAGTGGACTGTCGTGGCCAGAGGTTAGGAAGCAGCTAAATTAATGCCAGATGCAATGCCTACCCAGCACCGAGCAGCCGGAGTGTGATGAAAGTTATTTGTTGTGCGAggcacaacagcaaaaaaaaaaatggcaaaaacacTTGATAAAACAGACAAGCATGATTTTAAGTACCTTACTGAATGGCTTTGGCTGAATTGTTTGATTGTAAgcattgaaaatgaaatttctgaaacataaaataaatcaaacggattaataaatttaaaagaagACACaaactattttcaactaaaaaTGTTATATTACTAAACATAGCGCTTCGAAGCCGAGAACGTGGAAAAATACTTGACGCGATATTTATTTATCCACTTCAAGCCGCATCATAAATCAAACATGCCATATACCGGAAGAACACAACGGAATAGATCTGTTCTTGTGCGTCTGTTGTTTATGATCAATGATGATCAACGAAcgtttggtgtgtgttttaacAACATGTGCTTAATAGAAGCGGCACACTGCTgtgctatttttatttatttagacAATCCTTCAGAATACATTTAAGAGTATCCAACGCTTTAATGGCGTTCATACTCATTTCCCTTCCGATGGCgattttgttaattaattagtTTAATTACAATTTGGAAACTGGTCGAAAACCTGgaggaaaaatcaatcaacaatCTACTTGGTGGCGTAACGAATTGATTTATCATGTAGCCGAATAGTCATCCGTTGCTGAGGGAGAACGGTCCCTGGATCTTTTGAGAAGATTCATTAACATGAGTCTTGAGTAagaagtcattcaaatcaggaattGACTCTCAAAAGCtgcatgaatcctcaaagcaGAGGCAGATCTCGGATCCTGGAGGCTTAAATTGGGGTGGTAGTTGGATTCATGTTTGGCTTAAACTTGGTTATAATCGAGTTGATCTCGTCTTGAGATTTGATTTCGGACAATCAATATTGTTAGGTGCTTTCAGACGATTCATAAGGACATACCAAAACATGAACAATCAATGTAATTTCGATTTGTGTAATGGGTGTAATTTTCAATATATTTTGCAATGGGACTTACAGTTGCGTCATCATAAGCATCTTCTATTCCTAATGTCACTCAACTCCGTTTAGTCCAGTTTTTTCGGAAAAATTTTTGGCGACTCACATCATTTCACCAACCGGTCTAATGGTTAGCTCATGAATCTGCACCCTCGGCGGTGTGGCCAGCACGTACAGTATGGCATCGGCAATATCCTCCGGTTCCAGTATCGGTGTCTGACCCACTTTCATGGCATCAGGAACCGCTTCCGTGTTGACCAATCCCGGACTAATGCTCtgttaaagaaaaaacgatAAGGCATCGACCGTAATGGCAAGGCGCTACTAGCACGATCCACACCCATATTAGTCTTACCGTCACTTTGATTTTGGTATCGGCCATCCGTAGCTCATGACGCATCGTTTCCGTGAGTGCCGTCACACCGAACTTGGTGGCGGGATAGATATTAAAACTCGCAAACGCCGGCACCGAATGACCAACGATACTGTTCACGTGCACGATATGGCCATCGACCGAGCGGCTGCTCATCGACTGGTACGCTTCCCGACTGCACAGCACCAGCCCCATCACGTTCGTATCGACCACCCGCCTCAGCTCGGCAGTATTTTCGGGCGTGAACAGAGTAATGCCACCGACCGCTACGCCCGCATTGTTGATTAGCACATCCACCCCGCCGAACCGTTCTTCGACCTGCCGGAAGGCGGCCAAAATGTCTTCCTCCCGCGTTATGTCACACCGGATGGCGTGCAGATGTTTTGCAGCCGATTCGGTGACTTCCGCTCGTAGTGCCTCCACACGCTCGACACGCCGCGCAAGACCGACCACGATCATGCCGGCGTTGGCGAGAGCCTTAACCGTAGCAGCACCAATACCCGAACTGGCCCCTGTTACGAGAGCCACCTTACCAGTCCAACGGTCcattttgatatgaattgTTCGGGGCCTTGGTAGAGGGCGATCATTAGCGGTACGAAAGGATTAAACAGTTCGATTCGAGCATGGCATTATCTTATCTCCTGATGAAACATTAATACGTTACGCACTGTAAATTTTGGGGGGATTGATTGAAACCAAATACCATGAGCTATCTGTTTACTATGATAAGGCCTAAGCTCAACCAAGCCTATTTGCTATAAAACCGttatagcaaaacaaatcaatttcgCATTGCAATGGGACATCAATGCGTTCAACTGGTGAACCCGAAAATGTAGAATGGTTCCCACTTTCTCATCCACGCAAAATAAAACGTCTGTATGTGTTAGAGACATCgctcatcttcatcttcactACCGGTTTATTTTCTTTGGATTATGTTTTCCACGCTTTAATCTCTGTCTCTCATGTTTCCTCTACGGTTGCCAAATCTTGCAATTCGTTGCCGTCCCGCACCGTACCCATCTCATATGGCTTCGCCAACCGGTTTTATCGTCAGCTCGTGGATCTGGACCCTTGGTGGAGTTCCGAGCACGTACAGGATTCCGTCCGCAATGTCTTCCGGTTCGAGGCAGGGCCTTTCGGCAAGGGCAGTGCTGGTGGGCATCTCCGTTCTGACCAGTCCCGGGCTGATGCTCTGttgaaaagaaagagagagagagagaaggagcgagagagaaagagagagagagagagagaaatgtaATTGCTAAAATAATATGTATTCCAAACCTTGTAAGACACAAATGGTAATGCCACCCACCAATAGATGGCGCAAATTATGGTAGCACCAAACATTATAGCAACGACGTTTTCAGTATGTACTTATCGAATGTTTGCTGTACAGATTGTACTAAATGCAcggttttgtattgttttgacctcaacaataacaacatcgATGATGGTATcaagcaaaacattaaaacatatttatgtCGGCTGTTAtttgatgaataaaaaaaatgttttcccatTTCACAAAAGTAACAACGTTAATGAAACTCCATCAATACATTTTTCGTGTGTGCAACGATAAGATAAGGCAGTAGAAGTTGTTTTTATCtctgactttcgtttgctactTACCGTGACTTTGATTTTCGTCCCAGCCAACCTCAGCTCGTGGCGCA
Protein-coding sequences here:
- the LOC128304550 gene encoding farnesol dehydrogenase-like, producing the protein MDRWTGKVALVTGASSGIGAATVKALANAGMIVVGLARRVERVEALRAEVTESAAKHLHAIRCDITREEDILAAFRQVEERFGGVDVLINNAGVAVGGITLFTPENTAELRRVVDTNVMGLVLCSREAYQSMSSRSVDGHIVHVNSIVGHSVPAFASFNIYPATKFGVTALTETMRHELRMADTKIKVTSISPGLVNTEAVPDAMKVGQTPILEPEDIADAILYVLATPPRVQIHELTIRPVGEMM